The genome window TGATGTGGGAAAGATTATGAATCCTTTATTGCTCAAGGGCCAAGTTGAAGGAGCAATCTTGCAGGGAACAGGATTTGCTGTTTTAGAAGAAATTGTTTTCAATGATGTAAAGGCATTGACTGATAACTTTTCAGATTACGCAGTGCCTACGATCAAAGATGTACCAGAAAAAGAAATTATTATTCTTGAAGGAGATTATTCAAAGGATGGCCCATATGGCAGCAAAGGCATAGGAGAACCTCCTGTCGTTCCCACTGCCCCAGCCATTGCAGATGCAGTATTCAAAAAGACAGGAGTTGCTATTTCTGAACTTCCTCTTTCACCTGAAAGAGTATTTAAAGCACTAAAAGAAAAGTCTTCTTGATAGATATATGGTCTCTACTATTCTTTTGTGCGCAGGTCAATCGAGAAGAATGGGAAGATCAAAACTTCTCCTTCCTTTGAAAGATAAAAAAGTAATTGATTATGTATTATTCAATTTATTAAATTCAAATACAACAAAAATCGTTGTCGTTGCCAGAAAGAATGATAAAGAATTTTTGAAACATATTCCAAATCATAAAAAAATAGAAATCGTGTTCAACAACCTTGAAAATGCAGATATGTTCTCATCTGTTGTTTGCGGAACACAATTTTTAAAAAAAGACACCTTACCTTTAATGATTTTTTTAGGAGAACATCCTTTGATTGACTCCAAGACGATCAATATCCTAATCGACGCTTTTTTAAACAGTGAAAAAAGAATTGTGATGCCAGTTTATGAGGGAATCAAGGGACATCCTTTGATACTTGATAACTCTTTGAAAAATGAGATACTATCTCCTAAAATTAGGTGTCTCAAAGACATTATTAAAAAACACCAAAATGAAATTCTCGAAGTCGATGTAGATTGCAGAGGAGTTGTTATCGACTTGGACACTGAAGAGGATTACAAGAAAATGTTGGAGGAAATAGAAAATGGATATTTATGATGAAATCCAACAGCTGAAAAAAGAAGGAAAAGCTGCAGCCTTGATTACTGTTATAGAGACAAAGGGCTCAACACCAAGAGAAGAAGGCGCAAAAATGATTGTAGTTGAAGATGGCACGATTAGAGGCACAATCGGTGGAGGATGTGTTGAAGGACAAGTTTATGAAGAAGCAAAGGAAATTATCAGAAAAGGCGGACTAAAAATCTTAGAATTTGACCTTCTTGATGATGAGCTTGATGGCGAAGGCCAAATGTGCGGCGGCAAAATGA of Candidatus Schekmanbacteria bacterium contains these proteins:
- a CDS encoding nucleotidyltransferase family protein; amino-acid sequence: MVSTILLCAGQSRRMGRSKLLLPLKDKKVIDYVLFNLLNSNTTKIVVVARKNDKEFLKHIPNHKKIEIVFNNLENADMFSSVVCGTQFLKKDTLPLMIFLGEHPLIDSKTINILIDAFLNSEKRIVMPVYEGIKGHPLILDNSLKNEILSPKIRCLKDIIKKHQNEILEVDVDCRGVVIDLDTEEDYKKMLEEIENGYL